Proteins found in one Amphiura filiformis chromosome 14, Afil_fr2py, whole genome shotgun sequence genomic segment:
- the LOC140169945 gene encoding uncharacterized protein, which translates to MDPSGNHWIPPVHHMHHGGQPQQNLPFILQLGDHTTDPPPIEIATLEMREMETQTVPLWSDLLRLTIQRYMAHRLQPLLDTHVRGYNCVHLRGMTLEEILAIVVERHNALCVDKDVVAKKQSKLVPISLEQFTETEAAAAAMVDLLHTQHEDILQQGNSNQPGTMETNDNDSWSTNSGTAPGTKKVNRKRPPESTKDELMRKGVKIIRCDPPEHIIQQAQSLWKNPSSNKRRHIPAKQWFMCAECGVKLRDISKLARHSALHSDLRTHSCTKCQKKYKSRDMLTKHVRTVHDKTYKPEFKMFCPYCGKGFHQKVRRDDHIAIHTGEVRYKCEICEKGFRSKKAQNMHFVVKHDQSKAIKCPLCHCVHGSRCELVRHLKINHKAQVPRPIKNVRSIKCLVCNIDFQTEEMLFQHITQLHGTDCESCTRREKREVFLTEEAQRRGMKSDELVGKTLDELERWVKEEQKKEFNEKAAQVAAVNHLFIEKVIDQGMDPEEAKDIKKARKWYIQKKKEKRQEELRLRKEADEQLARKARSFMAKKKKQAEAMEKRLKKEMVSDSDDTESDDIEDEKKFKKEVVEENAQLRAEIEKLKSTINKNAMEIALDIVEELETKDVLGQEVDNQEMAIVKAELEARNKKGNNQKSLRKEDNRFTYYARKQLVMSTHMLRLYRQKVSLRLDQNPLPNLLNLAEREGGIQNLRKGTLRV; encoded by the coding sequence ATGGATCCTTCTGGCAATCATTGGATACCGCCGGTTCATCATATGCATCATGGAGGACAGCCACAGCAAAATCTACCCTTTATTCTCCAGCTGGGTGATCACACCACTGACCCTCCACCAATCGAAATCGCCACCCTGGAAATGAGGGAAATGGAGACCCAGACGGTACCCCTTTGGTCCGACCTGCTGCGTTTGACAATTCAGAGGTATATGGCGCACAGGCTGCAACCACTGCTAGATACGCACGTACGAGGGTACAACTGTGTCCATCTTAGGGGGATGACGTTAGAAGAGATCTTGGCCATTGTCGTGGAACGCCACAATGCGCTCTGTGTGGATAAAGATGTGGTCGCTAAAAAGCAGTCCAAGTTGGTACCGATCTCACTCGAACAATTCACGGAGACTGAGGCAGCTGCCGCCGCGATGGTAGACTTACTGCATACACAGCATGAGGATATTTTGCAGCAAGGTAACTCAAATCAACCTGGAACAATGGAAACTAATGACAATGATTCATGGAGTACCAACTCGGGAACTGCACCTGGTACCAAAAAGGTGAATCGGAAAAGACCACCCGAAAGCACCAAGGATGAGCTGATGCGAAAAGGCGTGAAAATCATACGCTGCGACCCACCTGAGCATATCATACAGCAAGCGCAGAGTCTGTGGAAAAATCCAAGCTCCAACAAGAGGAGACATATACCGGCAAAACAGTGGTTCATGTGTGCTGAATGCGGTGTAAAATTGAGGGATATCAGTAAACTGGCTCGACATTCCGCTCTGCATAGCGATCTAAGAACGCACAGCTGCACTAAATGTCAAAAAAAGTACAAGTCGCGAGACATGCTGACAAAGCATGTTAGGACGGTGCATGATAAAACTTACAAGCCAGAGTTCAAAATGTTCTGTCCGTATTGTGGAAAAGGATTCCATCAGAAGGTTCGCAGGGACGATCACATCGCAATTCACACAGGAGAGGTGCGTTACAAGTGCGAAATTTGCGAGAAGGGATTTAGATCAAAGAAggctcaaaacatgcattttgttgTAAAGCACGACCAATCCAAGGCTATCAAGTGCCCTTTGTGTCATTGCGTTCATGGATCCCGATGCGAGCTGGTCAGGCATCTGAAGATCAATCATAAAGCGCAGGTGCCACGCCCCATCAAAAATGTGCGGTCGATCAAGTGCTTAGTCTGCAATATCGATTTTCAAACTGAGGAGATGTTATTTCAACATATCACCCAGTTGCATGGTACAGACTGCGAATCGTGTACACGGCGGGAAAAACGAGAGGTGTTTCTTACGGAAGAAGCGCAGAGACGCGGTATGAAATCTGACGAATTGGTGGGGAAAACGCTTGATGAACTAGAGAGGTGGGTTAAAGAAGAGCAGAAAAAGGAATTTAATGAAAAAGCAGCACAGGTTGCTGCGGTCAATCACCTCTTCATTGAAAAGGTAATTGATCAGGGAATGGATCCGGAAGAAGCCAAAGATATTAAAAAAGCAAGGAAATGGTACatacagaagaagaaagaaaagcgGCAAGAAGAATTGCGATTAAGAAAAGAAGCAGATGAACAGTTGGCGAGAAAAGCAAGATCGTTTATGGCGAAAAAGAAGAAGCAAGCCGAAGCGATGGAGAAGAGGCTAAAGAAAGAAATGGTATCCGATTCAGATGATACCGAATCTGATGATATCGAAGATGAAAAGAAGTTTAAGAAGGAAGTTGTCGAGGAAAATGCGCAACTGAGAGCAGAGATAGAAAAGTTGAAGAGTACAATTAATAAGAATGCAATGGAAATTGCTTTGGATATAGTGGAGGAATTAGAAACTAAGGATGTCCTTGGTCAAGAGGTTGACAATCAGGAAATGGCAATCGTTAAAGCGGAGTTGGAGGCTCGTAACAAGAAAGGAAACAATCAGAAATCGTTACGCAAAGAAGATAATCGGTTTACCTACTACGCAAGGAAGCAGTTGGTGATGTCAACCCATATGTTGCGCTTGTATCGACAAAAAGTGTCACTGCGACTCGACCAGAATCCCCTTCCAAATCTCCTAAACCTTGCCGAAAGAGAGGGCGGTATTCAAAATCTCCGGAAAGGAACATTGAGAGTGTGA